In Micromonospora sp. LH3U1, one genomic interval encodes:
- a CDS encoding MFS transporter, translating into MTTLDPTPASLPAALADPTVPVRRGWIGLIFAANLGVWMAFFTPIQVLLPQQIEQIAPGDKENMLAVVTGLGALAAVLANPLAGALSDRTCLRIAGREFGRRHVWTAGGAVLGAAALVLLAQQRTILGVALGWVAAQVCFNAMLASLSAAIPDRVPVTQRGGVSGWVGIPQALGLVLGAVLVTAVVTGNAAGYLAIAVAILLLSLPFALFTADEPLPRTHRPALRTRALLASMWISPRRHPDFAWAWITRFLVQLGNALGTLYLLYFLTDGVHHPDPEAGLLVLILLYTLGMMLTAVIAGRLSDRSGRRKIYVIVSGLIMAVAALLLAVAPVWPMAIVAALLLGAGYGVYLAVDAALITQVLPRATDRAKDLGVINIANSAPQVLGPALSAPLVVYLGGYPTLYAVTAVVTLIGSALVVKIRSVP; encoded by the coding sequence GTGACCACCCTCGACCCGACGCCGGCGTCGCTGCCGGCCGCGCTCGCCGATCCAACCGTGCCGGTACGACGCGGCTGGATCGGGTTGATCTTCGCGGCCAACCTCGGGGTCTGGATGGCGTTCTTCACGCCCATCCAGGTGCTGCTGCCGCAGCAGATCGAGCAGATCGCGCCCGGCGACAAGGAGAACATGCTGGCCGTGGTCACCGGCCTGGGCGCGTTGGCCGCGGTGCTGGCCAACCCGCTCGCGGGCGCACTGTCGGACCGGACCTGCCTGCGGATCGCCGGACGGGAGTTCGGCCGCCGGCACGTCTGGACCGCGGGCGGGGCCGTGCTCGGCGCGGCGGCCCTGGTGTTGCTGGCCCAACAGCGGACCATCCTCGGGGTCGCCCTCGGCTGGGTCGCCGCCCAGGTCTGCTTCAACGCGATGCTGGCCAGCCTCAGCGCCGCCATCCCGGACCGGGTCCCGGTGACCCAGCGCGGCGGTGTCTCGGGTTGGGTGGGCATCCCGCAGGCGCTCGGGCTGGTGCTCGGCGCGGTACTGGTCACCGCCGTGGTCACCGGCAACGCCGCCGGCTACCTGGCCATCGCCGTGGCCATCCTGCTGCTGTCGCTGCCGTTCGCCCTGTTCACCGCCGACGAACCGCTGCCGCGTACGCACCGACCGGCGCTGCGGACGCGGGCGCTGCTGGCCTCGATGTGGATCAGCCCGCGTCGGCACCCGGACTTCGCCTGGGCCTGGATCACCCGGTTCCTGGTCCAGCTCGGCAACGCGCTGGGCACCCTCTACCTGCTGTACTTCCTCACCGACGGGGTGCACCACCCCGATCCCGAGGCCGGCCTGCTGGTGCTGATCCTGCTCTACACGCTCGGCATGATGCTGACGGCGGTGATCGCCGGCCGATTGTCGGACCGTTCCGGGCGCCGCAAGATCTACGTGATCGTCTCCGGGCTGATCATGGCGGTGGCGGCGCTGCTGCTCGCGGTCGCACCGGTCTGGCCGATGGCGATCGTCGCGGCGCTGCTGCTCGGCGCCGGCTACGGCGTCTACCTCGCGGTGGACGCCGCGTTGATCACCCAGGTGCTGCCCCGGGCCACCGACCGGGCCAAGGACCTCGGCGTCATCAACATCGCCAACTCGGCGCCGCAGGTGCTCGGCCCGGCGCTCTCCGCCCCGCTCGTGGTGTACCTGGGCGGTTACCCCACGCTCTACGCGGTCACCGCCGTCGTCACCCTGATCGGCAGCGCCCTGGTCGTCAAGATCCGCTCGGTCCCCTGA
- a CDS encoding sensor histidine kinase has protein sequence MRPPAWLGSGTLARDLALAGASLAGGLVLYALGWQPQIRPNADAPSALFLPPLLAMCVAVGLRRVAPRTSLATGTGALVVDIALGGSLGTILIYTQVLYDACVYGPPRLWRWLLRVTIGLSLVGAVVGVLVFGQWRGVAVGVPVVLAGLLPVLTGISVRQYRDQAAAERARAEQTARLVELDRRQAVSAERARMARELHDVVANHLSAVAIHATAVLSVPGLDRGQVESALRVIRESSVQGLTEMRQMIELLREPGTSGGSATAGDGAAMSEAVTARLAEADRLVERIRAAGLAVRVRTDGTPGPLPVGVDLAAYRIVQESLTNALKHGTGEAELTIAYQPAEVVLTVENPVRRGGAGLPGAGAGLIGMRERTTLLAGRFTAGPRDGRWRVRAALPTGEGR, from the coding sequence ATGCGACCGCCAGCCTGGCTCGGCTCCGGCACCCTTGCCCGCGACCTCGCGCTCGCTGGCGCGTCGCTCGCCGGCGGCCTGGTGCTGTACGCCCTGGGTTGGCAACCGCAGATTCGTCCGAACGCGGACGCGCCGTCGGCGCTGTTCCTGCCCCCGCTGCTGGCGATGTGTGTGGCCGTGGGCCTGCGCAGAGTCGCCCCACGCACCAGCCTGGCCACAGGCACCGGGGCGCTGGTCGTGGACATCGCGCTCGGCGGCTCCCTGGGGACGATCCTGATCTACACCCAGGTGCTCTACGACGCCTGCGTGTACGGCCCGCCACGTCTGTGGCGGTGGTTGCTGCGGGTGACCATCGGGCTGAGCCTGGTCGGCGCGGTCGTCGGCGTACTCGTCTTCGGCCAGTGGCGCGGGGTCGCCGTCGGGGTGCCGGTGGTGCTGGCCGGGCTGCTGCCGGTCCTGACCGGAATCAGCGTGCGGCAGTACCGCGACCAGGCCGCCGCCGAGCGGGCGCGGGCCGAGCAGACCGCCCGGCTGGTCGAGTTGGATCGCAGGCAGGCGGTCAGCGCCGAGCGGGCCCGGATGGCCCGGGAGCTGCACGACGTGGTCGCCAACCACCTCAGCGCGGTGGCCATCCACGCCACCGCGGTGCTGTCCGTACCCGGGCTCGATCGCGGCCAGGTCGAGTCGGCGTTGCGGGTGATCCGGGAGAGCAGCGTGCAGGGCCTGACGGAGATGCGGCAGATGATCGAGCTGCTGCGCGAGCCCGGGACCAGCGGTGGGTCGGCGACGGCGGGCGACGGCGCGGCGATGTCGGAGGCGGTCACCGCGCGGCTCGCCGAGGCGGACAGGTTGGTCGAGCGGATCAGGGCCGCCGGTCTCGCGGTGCGGGTCCGCACCGATGGCACGCCGGGTCCCCTGCCGGTGGGGGTGGACCTCGCCGCGTACCGGATCGTGCAGGAGTCGCTGACCAACGCGCTCAAGCACGGCACGGGTGAGGCGGAGCTGACGATCGCGTACCAGCCGGCGGAGGTGGTGCTGACGGTGGAGAACCCGGTGCGCCGGGGCGGGGCCGGGTTGCCGGGCGCCGGGGCCGGGCTGATCGGGATGCGGGAGCGGACCACGCTGCTGGCCGGTCGGTTCACCGCCGGGCCGCGGGACGGCCGCTGGCGGGTCCGGGCCGCACTACCCACCGGGGAGGGGCGGTGA
- the gltX gene encoding glutamate--tRNA ligase gives MTVRVRFAPSPTGMFHVGGARSALQNWIYAKQQGGVFVLRIEDTDAARNKPEWTEGILSALDWIGISRGSYEGPYFQSANAGEHRAAAARLHDSGRAYYCDCTREDVQARTGSQYQGYDGYHRDRGLGPGPGHALRFRTPDEGVTVVVDLIRGEPTFENKLIEDFVIARGDGSPVFLLANVVDDMTMGITHVIRAEEHLPNTPKQQLLWEALGVKPPIWAHVPVVVNEKRQKLSKRRDKVALEAYRDEGYLAGAMRNYLMLLGWAPSGDREIVPWSVIEDEFRLDEVNLSSAFFDEKKLRAFNGEYIRALPVAEFIDACQPWLTGSGTIAPPPWQPEEFDADAFAAVAALAQTRITVLSEIVPNVDFLFLASPLIDEAAWAKTMKDGSAELLDAAVAAFETLESWDAESLKSTLEAVGAERGLKLGKTQAPVRVAVTGRTVGLPLFESLEVLGRERTLTRMRAARLRLV, from the coding sequence GTGACAGTCCGTGTGCGTTTCGCCCCTTCCCCGACCGGTATGTTCCACGTCGGCGGCGCCCGCTCGGCGCTGCAGAACTGGATCTACGCCAAGCAGCAGGGCGGCGTGTTCGTGCTGCGCATCGAGGACACCGACGCGGCGCGCAACAAGCCCGAATGGACCGAGGGCATCCTCTCCGCGCTGGACTGGATCGGCATCTCCCGGGGCAGCTACGAGGGCCCGTACTTCCAGTCGGCGAACGCCGGCGAGCACCGGGCCGCCGCCGCCCGCCTCCACGACTCGGGCCGCGCCTACTACTGCGACTGCACCCGCGAGGACGTGCAGGCCCGCACCGGCTCGCAGTACCAGGGCTACGACGGCTACCACCGCGACCGTGGCCTCGGGCCCGGCCCGGGGCACGCGCTTCGCTTCCGTACGCCCGACGAGGGCGTGACCGTGGTGGTCGACCTGATCCGCGGTGAGCCCACCTTCGAGAACAAGCTCATCGAGGACTTCGTCATCGCCCGGGGCGACGGCTCGCCGGTCTTCCTGCTGGCCAACGTCGTCGACGACATGACCATGGGGATCACCCACGTGATCCGGGCCGAGGAGCACCTGCCCAACACCCCCAAGCAGCAGCTGCTCTGGGAAGCCCTCGGGGTCAAGCCGCCGATCTGGGCGCACGTGCCGGTGGTGGTCAACGAGAAGCGGCAGAAGCTCTCGAAGCGCCGGGACAAGGTCGCCCTGGAGGCGTACCGCGACGAGGGTTACCTCGCCGGCGCGATGCGCAACTACCTCATGCTGCTCGGCTGGGCACCCTCCGGGGACCGGGAGATCGTTCCCTGGTCGGTCATCGAGGACGAGTTCCGGCTGGACGAGGTCAACCTCTCCTCGGCGTTCTTCGACGAGAAGAAGCTGCGCGCGTTCAACGGTGAATACATTCGCGCGCTGCCGGTGGCCGAGTTCATCGACGCCTGCCAGCCGTGGCTGACCGGCTCCGGGACCATCGCGCCGCCGCCGTGGCAGCCGGAGGAGTTCGACGCCGACGCGTTCGCCGCGGTCGCCGCGCTGGCCCAGACCCGGATCACGGTGCTCAGCGAGATCGTGCCGAACGTCGACTTCCTCTTCCTGGCCTCGCCGCTGATCGACGAGGCCGCCTGGGCCAAGACGATGAAGGACGGCTCCGCCGAGCTGCTGGACGCCGCCGTCGCGGCGTTCGAGACGCTGGAGTCCTGGGATGCCGAGTCACTGAAGTCGACGCTGGAGGCGGTCGGCGCCGAGCGTGGCCTCAAGCTCGGCAAGACGCAGGCGCCGGTCCGGGTCGCGGTCACCGGCCGCACGGTGGGCCTGCCGCTGTTCGAGTCGCTGGAGGTGCTCGGTCGCGAGCGCACCCTGACCCGGATGCGCGCCGCCCGGCTCCGCCTGGTCTGA
- a CDS encoding orotate phosphoribosyltransferase yields the protein MTDVETRAALAREIDATCRLTGTFVLRSGRTADEYFDKYRFEADPRLLDRVAAQLTPLVPTDTEVLAGLEMGGIPVVTALGRHTGLPCAFVRKTAKPYGTARLAEGAELVGRRVLVVEDVVTSGGQVVISTGQLRDLGARVEHALCVIDRAEGGAEALAGHGVALRALFSRADLEAHRTR from the coding sequence ATGACTGATGTGGAAACCCGGGCCGCGCTGGCTCGCGAGATCGACGCGACCTGCCGGCTGACCGGCACGTTCGTGCTCCGCTCCGGCCGGACCGCCGACGAGTACTTCGACAAGTACCGCTTCGAGGCGGATCCCCGCCTGCTGGACCGGGTGGCCGCCCAGTTGACGCCCCTGGTCCCGACGGACACCGAGGTGCTGGCCGGGCTGGAGATGGGCGGGATCCCGGTGGTGACCGCGCTCGGCCGGCACACCGGGCTGCCCTGCGCCTTCGTCCGCAAGACCGCGAAGCCGTACGGGACGGCCCGGCTGGCCGAGGGGGCGGAGTTGGTCGGCCGGCGGGTGCTGGTGGTCGAGGACGTCGTCACCTCCGGCGGCCAGGTCGTCATCTCCACCGGCCAGCTACGCGACCTGGGTGCGCGGGTGGAGCACGCCCTGTGCGTCATCGACCGGGCCGAGGGCGGCGCGGAGGCGCTCGCCGGACACGGGGTGGCGCTGCGGGCGCTCTTCAGTCGGGCGGACCTGGAGGCCCACCGGACTCGCTGA
- a CDS encoding GH1 family beta-glucosidase gives MSTAPMPQFPTGFRWGASTSAHQIEGATTADGRGPSIWDTFAHSPDRISDGSSGEVACDHYHRHTEDVALLAGLGVSAYRFSIAWPRVQPTGAGPANAAGLDFYDRLVDELLAAGVDPVATLYHWDLPQPLEDAGGWLHRDTAARFADYADKTAARLGDRVRLWITLNEPFIHMSLGYGMGVHAPGRMLLFDAFPVAHHQLLGHGLAVAALRAHTASPVAIANNYSPVRVLGDRDADRAAGEAYQALHNRLFTDPLLGRGYPELPGFDPSVVHPGDLDTIAAPIDVLGVNYYNPTGVRAAEEGSPLPFDLVPLDGYPRTAFDWPVAPDGLHELLGWLRDTYGDALPPIEITESGCAYDDAPDADGQVADPERIAYLDGHLRAVRDAIDDGVDVRGYFVWSLLDNWEWAEGFTKRFGLVHVDYATQTRTPKSSYTWLRGVIAASRDGSAR, from the coding sequence ATGTCGACCGCACCGATGCCCCAGTTCCCCACCGGCTTCCGCTGGGGCGCCTCCACCTCGGCCCACCAGATCGAGGGCGCCACCACAGCCGACGGACGCGGTCCGTCCATCTGGGACACCTTCGCGCACTCCCCCGACCGGATCAGCGACGGCAGCAGCGGCGAGGTGGCCTGCGACCACTACCACCGGCACACCGAGGACGTCGCGCTGCTGGCCGGGTTGGGTGTCTCCGCGTACCGGTTCTCCATCGCCTGGCCCCGGGTCCAGCCGACCGGCGCCGGCCCGGCCAACGCGGCCGGCCTGGACTTCTACGACCGCCTGGTGGACGAGTTGCTGGCCGCCGGCGTCGACCCGGTGGCCACCCTCTACCACTGGGACCTGCCGCAACCCCTCGAAGACGCCGGCGGCTGGCTGCACCGCGACACCGCCGCCCGCTTCGCCGACTACGCCGATAAGACCGCCGCCCGGCTCGGCGACCGGGTCCGGCTCTGGATCACCCTCAACGAGCCGTTCATCCACATGAGCCTCGGCTACGGCATGGGCGTGCACGCCCCCGGCCGGATGCTGCTCTTCGACGCCTTCCCGGTCGCCCACCACCAACTGCTCGGGCACGGGCTCGCCGTCGCCGCGCTGCGGGCCCACACCGCCAGCCCGGTGGCGATCGCCAACAACTACTCGCCCGTGCGGGTGCTCGGCGACCGCGACGCCGACCGGGCCGCCGGGGAGGCGTACCAGGCGCTGCACAACCGGCTCTTCACCGACCCGCTGCTCGGCCGCGGCTACCCGGAGCTGCCTGGCTTCGACCCGAGCGTCGTCCACCCCGGCGACCTCGACACGATCGCCGCACCGATCGACGTGCTCGGGGTCAACTACTACAACCCCACCGGCGTACGGGCCGCCGAGGAGGGCTCGCCACTGCCGTTCGACCTGGTGCCGCTGGACGGCTATCCGCGGACCGCCTTCGACTGGCCGGTGGCCCCCGACGGGCTGCACGAGCTGCTCGGCTGGCTGCGCGACACGTACGGGGACGCACTGCCGCCCATCGAGATCACCGAGAGCGGCTGCGCGTACGACGACGCACCGGACGCGGACGGGCAGGTGGCCGATCCGGAGCGGATCGCGTACCTCGACGGGCACCTGCGGGCGGTCCGGGACGCCATCGACGACGGGGTGGACGTGCGCGGGTACTTCGTCTGGTCGCTGCTGGACAACTGGGAGTGGGCCGAGGGGTTCACCAAGCGCTTCGGCCTGGTACACGTCGACTACGCCACCCAGACCCGTACGCCGAAGTCCTCGTACACCTGGCTGCGGGGCGTGATCGCGGCCTCCCGGGACGGGTCGGCGCGGTGA
- a CDS encoding ACP S-malonyltransferase — protein MLAVLSPGQGSQKPGFLTPWLDLTGTEARLREWSALAGVDLMHLGTAADADEIKDTARTQPLLVAAALLAAEHLPLDGVTLAAGHSVGELGAAALAGVLSAEAAITLAGVRGREMAAACALEPTGMAAVLGGDPDEVLAAIEKHNLYPANRNGAGQIVAAGALDGLDKLAAEPPTRTRIIRLQVAGAFHTPYMAPAETALAAAAAGITPADPARTLLSNLDGTAVDNGPDLVRRLVRQVTAPVRWDLCMRTLADLGVTGVIELPPAGTLAGLVKRELKGDGAPEIVTLNTPDDLPAARDLIARIGGRS, from the coding sequence GTGCTCGCCGTACTTAGTCCCGGCCAGGGTTCTCAGAAACCCGGCTTCCTGACCCCCTGGCTCGACCTGACCGGCACTGAGGCGCGGCTGCGCGAGTGGTCGGCGTTGGCCGGGGTCGACCTGATGCATCTGGGCACCGCCGCCGACGCCGACGAGATCAAGGACACCGCCCGCACCCAGCCGTTGCTGGTCGCCGCGGCGTTGCTCGCGGCCGAACACCTGCCGCTGGACGGCGTCACGCTCGCCGCCGGGCACAGCGTCGGCGAGTTGGGCGCCGCCGCCCTGGCCGGTGTGCTGTCGGCGGAAGCCGCGATCACCCTCGCCGGCGTCCGCGGCCGGGAGATGGCCGCCGCCTGCGCGCTGGAGCCGACCGGAATGGCCGCGGTGCTCGGCGGCGACCCCGACGAGGTGCTCGCCGCGATCGAGAAGCACAACCTTTACCCGGCCAACCGCAACGGCGCCGGGCAGATCGTCGCCGCCGGTGCGCTGGACGGGCTCGACAAGCTCGCCGCCGAGCCGCCCACCCGGACCCGGATCATCCGTCTCCAGGTGGCTGGCGCGTTCCACACCCCGTACATGGCCCCTGCCGAGACCGCGCTCGCCGCGGCCGCCGCCGGGATCACTCCCGCCGACCCGGCCCGGACCCTGCTGTCGAACCTCGACGGCACCGCGGTCGACAACGGCCCCGACCTGGTGCGGCGCCTCGTCCGCCAGGTCACCGCGCCGGTGCGCTGGGATCTGTGCATGCGTACGCTGGCCGACCTCGGGGTCACCGGCGTGATCGAGCTGCCACCGGCCGGCACCCTCGCCGGGCTGGTAAAGCGGGAACTCAAGGGCGACGGCGCCCCGGAGATCGTCACCCTGAACACCCCGGACGACCTGCCGGCCGCACGGGACCTGATCGCCCGCATCGGAGGTCGCTCATGA
- a CDS encoding response regulator — MTGPAGSPSDALAATVRVVLADDQPAVRAGLALILGGSPGLEVVGEAADGDEAVRLCRELRPDVAVLDVRMPRRDGISATRAIVTDGLADVLVLTTFDLDEYVFGALRAGAAGFLLKDTDADGLVSAVRTVARGDGFIAPAVTRRLIAAFAATAPGASAGTRAALGTLTPRERDVLACLGLGLSNQQIADRLVLAESTTKTHVSRILAKLDLRSRVQAAILAQELGLPTPPEP, encoded by the coding sequence GTGACCGGGCCGGCGGGGTCACCGAGCGACGCGCTCGCGGCGACGGTACGGGTGGTGCTCGCGGACGACCAACCGGCGGTACGAGCCGGACTGGCCCTGATCCTGGGCGGTTCGCCGGGCCTCGAAGTGGTCGGCGAGGCGGCCGACGGTGACGAGGCGGTACGGCTGTGTCGGGAGTTGCGTCCGGACGTGGCGGTCCTGGACGTACGCATGCCCCGTCGGGACGGGATCTCCGCGACGCGGGCGATCGTCACCGACGGGCTCGCCGACGTGCTGGTGCTCACCACCTTCGACCTCGACGAGTACGTCTTCGGCGCGTTGCGCGCCGGCGCGGCCGGGTTCCTGCTCAAGGACACCGACGCCGATGGTCTGGTCAGCGCGGTGCGTACGGTGGCGCGTGGCGACGGCTTCATCGCCCCCGCGGTGACCCGCCGGTTGATCGCCGCCTTCGCGGCCACCGCGCCGGGCGCGTCGGCGGGCACCCGGGCGGCGCTGGGCACACTCACCCCGCGCGAGCGTGACGTGCTGGCCTGCCTCGGCCTGGGCCTGTCCAACCAACAGATCGCCGATCGACTGGTGCTCGCGGAGAGCACCACCAAGACGCACGTGAGCCGGATCCTGGCGAAGCTGGACCTGCGCAGCCGGGTGCAGGCCGCGATCCTGGCCCAGGAGTTGGGCCTGCCCACTCCCCCGGAACCCTGA
- a CDS encoding PucR family transcriptional regulator — MARAPAQLTGADVVGLLTTCQARAVSAPSGGELSATLRRIERSAGALATSSVARMDETLPWFRALPADQRSWVMLVAQAGARSLVQWLRDGGGTADSTQEVSDEVFAAAPQALARSITLQQTVALIKVTIDVVEEQVSHLAAEGEEQQLREAVLRFSREIAFSAARVYARAAESRGAWDARLQALLVDALLRGDSPDVLASRAAALGWADAPPVAVAVGRSPGGEVSAVLHVVYRQARRIGVEVIGGVHGDRLVIVLGGAADPLTATAKLLSAFGDGPVVVGPAVPSLDEATESARAALSGFRAAPAWPGAPRPVPAGELLPERALAGDAEARRRLRHDVYATLVRAGGELLATLDAFLAAGGTLESAARALFVHPNTVRYRLRRIAEVTGFSPLSPRDAFALQVALTVGRLDPVAPLTSPVPTQTMTPANRKTTQIEDDPRRSL; from the coding sequence GTGGCGCGCGCTCCGGCCCAGCTGACCGGTGCCGACGTGGTTGGCCTGCTCACGACGTGTCAGGCTAGGGCGGTGAGCGCGCCGAGCGGTGGAGAGCTGTCGGCCACGCTGCGCCGGATCGAGCGTTCGGCGGGGGCGTTGGCCACCTCCAGCGTGGCCCGGATGGACGAGACGCTGCCGTGGTTCCGGGCACTGCCGGCCGACCAGCGCTCCTGGGTGATGCTGGTGGCACAGGCGGGCGCCCGGTCGCTGGTGCAGTGGCTGCGCGATGGCGGCGGCACGGCGGACAGCACCCAGGAGGTCTCGGACGAGGTCTTCGCCGCCGCCCCGCAGGCGCTGGCCCGGTCGATCACCCTCCAGCAGACCGTGGCGCTGATCAAGGTGACCATCGACGTGGTCGAGGAGCAGGTGTCGCACCTGGCCGCGGAGGGCGAGGAGCAGCAACTGCGCGAGGCGGTGCTGCGCTTCTCCCGGGAGATCGCGTTCTCCGCCGCCCGGGTGTACGCGCGGGCGGCCGAGTCACGCGGCGCGTGGGACGCCCGGTTGCAGGCCCTGCTGGTCGACGCGCTGCTGCGCGGTGACTCGCCGGACGTGCTGGCCAGTCGGGCCGCCGCGCTCGGCTGGGCGGATGCGCCGCCGGTGGCGGTGGCGGTCGGCCGATCGCCCGGCGGGGAGGTCTCCGCGGTGCTGCACGTGGTCTACCGGCAGGCCCGCCGGATCGGCGTGGAGGTGATCGGCGGGGTGCACGGTGACCGTCTGGTGATCGTGCTGGGTGGCGCGGCGGACCCGCTGACCGCCACCGCCAAGCTGCTGAGCGCATTCGGGGACGGCCCGGTGGTGGTCGGTCCGGCCGTACCCAGCCTGGACGAGGCGACCGAGTCGGCGCGGGCCGCGCTGTCCGGTTTCCGGGCGGCGCCGGCCTGGCCCGGTGCTCCTCGGCCGGTGCCGGCCGGGGAGCTGTTGCCGGAGCGTGCCCTCGCTGGCGACGCCGAGGCCCGTCGGCGGCTGCGGCACGACGTGTACGCGACGCTGGTGCGCGCCGGCGGCGAGCTGCTGGCGACCCTGGACGCGTTCCTGGCCGCCGGTGGCACGCTGGAGAGCGCCGCCCGGGCGCTGTTCGTGCACCCGAACACGGTGCGTTACCGGTTGCGTCGGATCGCCGAGGTGACCGGGTTCTCGCCGTTGTCTCCCCGGGACGCGTTCGCCCTCCAGGTCGCGCTGACCGTCGGTCGGTTGGATCCGGTTGCCCCGCTCACCTCGCCTGTCCCGACTCAGACAATGACCCCGGCCAACCGGAAAACCACCCAAATTGAGGATGATCCCCGCCGATCTTTGTAG
- a CDS encoding copper resistance CopC family protein, whose translation MGGRVTRTARVVPVVLGVAFGVSFLMPATPAAAHNSLTGSDPRDGARVATAPARIELRFLAKPAPATTKITITGPDNVVAGGPPAFDGSRVRVPFKPAAAGLYIVGYQLASTDGHPVKGEVRFTLTTGTAADPSASPSATDDTGQAGPPSAGASATGSPSAGPASATPGSPTTSTVPVAREQSDSGGRWLLWALGGLVLLAALGAGLVLRRRSARG comes from the coding sequence ATGGGGGGCAGGGTTACACGTACGGCCCGGGTCGTGCCAGTGGTGCTCGGCGTGGCGTTCGGTGTGTCGTTTCTGATGCCGGCGACACCGGCCGCCGCGCACAACTCGCTGACCGGCAGCGACCCGCGCGACGGTGCCCGAGTGGCGACGGCACCCGCCCGGATCGAGCTGCGGTTCCTGGCCAAGCCGGCACCGGCTACGACGAAGATCACAATAACGGGGCCGGACAATGTGGTCGCTGGCGGCCCGCCGGCATTCGACGGCAGTCGCGTGCGCGTGCCGTTCAAGCCGGCTGCGGCAGGGCTCTACATCGTCGGCTACCAGCTCGCGTCCACCGACGGGCACCCGGTGAAGGGTGAGGTGCGGTTCACCCTCACCACAGGCACCGCCGCCGACCCGTCCGCCTCGCCGTCGGCCACTGACGACACCGGCCAGGCCGGGCCGCCCTCGGCCGGCGCGTCAGCCACCGGCTCACCCTCTGCCGGGCCTGCGTCGGCGACCCCCGGCAGCCCGACGACGTCCACTGTGCCGGTGGCGCGGGAGCAGTCCGACTCCGGCGGTCGCTGGTTGCTCTGGGCGCTCGGCGGCCTGGTGTTGCTCGCCGCCCTCGGGGCCGGCCTCGTGCTCCGCCGCCGCTCCGCCCGCGGCTGA